One window from the genome of Nicotiana sylvestris chromosome 9, ASM39365v2, whole genome shotgun sequence encodes:
- the LOC104235008 gene encoding vicilin Cor a 11.0101-like → MVKVRPFLFCVLLLAVASLALGTKDPELKQCKHQCKALQQIGEHQRKECYEMCERYHSEKQSKEEDTSTFLPYRGREETGEEEEQQYGEQERENPYVFEDQHFITGIKTQHGRIRVLPKFTERSKLLKGIENYRVAILEANPQTFIVPNHWDADAVLFVAQGRGTLNLVRRGKRNSFNIRAGDVIRVHAGTTAYLINRDNNEKLVIAKLLNPVSTPGQFEHFFGPGGRENPESFYNAFSSEILESALNVRRDRLQRLFGQQREGVIIRASEEQIRAMSQHEEGGIWPFGGESKGSVNLYRQRPLQSNQYGQLYEVDGSHYRQLEDLDISVSLANITQGGMFGPAYSSRATKIAVVVDGEGYFEMACPHLASESGSRGRQSRGSERETRIGSGYQKVRARLRRGMVVIIPAGHPVVNVASNNQNLQVVCFNINARNNEIVPLAGRNNVMSQLEREAMELGFGIPAREVEEIFRSQQEEFFFQGPGGRQQHQEGGRADA, encoded by the exons ATGGTAAAAGTGAGACCTTTTCTGTTTTGTGTGCTATTGCTTGCGGTTGCATCCTTAGCTTTGGGTACAAAAGACCCAGAACTAAAACAATGCAAGCACCAGTGCAAAGCCCTACAGCAAATTGGGGAGCATCAAAGGAAAGAGTGCTATGAAATGTGCGAGAGATACCACAGTGAGAAACAATCGAAAGAAGAAGACACTTCAACTTTTTTGCCCTATAGAGGCAGAGAGGAAACAGGGGAAGAAGAAGAACAGCAGTATGGGGAACAAGAGAGAGAAAATCCTTATGTCTTTGAGGACCAGCACTTTATTACTGGAATCAAAACCCAACATGGCAGAATTCGTGTTCTTCCCAAGTTCACAGAGAGGTCTAAGCTACTTAAGGGCATCGAGAATTACCGAGTTGCAATTCTTGAGGCCAATCCACAGACCTTCATTGTGCCTAACCATTGGGACGCTGATGCTGTCCTCTTTGTTGCTCAAG GGAGGGGAACACTGAACTTGGTACGTAGGGGGAAGAGGAACAGCTTCAATATTCGGGCTGGAGATGTAATCAGAGTTCATGCTGGGACTACTGCTTACTTGATCAACAGGGACAATAATGAAAAACTTGTCATAGCCAAGCTTCTCAACCCGGTTTCCACCCCTGGCCAGTTTGAG CACTTTTTTGGGCCAGGAGGGCGAGAAAACCCGGAGTCTTTTTACAACGCCTTCAGCTCTGAAATTCTTGAATCTGCACTCAAT GTTAGGAGGGATAGACTGCAGAGACTCTTCGGGCAGCAGAGAGAAGGAGTTATTATAAGAGCTTCAGAAGAGCAAATCAGGGCAATGAGCCAGCACGAGGAAGGCGGAATTTGGCCTTTTGGTGGAGAATCAAAGGGTTCAGTCAACTTATATAGGCAACGCCCCTTGCAATCCAACCAATATGGACAGCTTTATGAAGTAGACGGTAGCCACTATAGACAGCTAGAAGACCTTGATATTTCCGTCTCTTTGGCCAACATCACTCAG GGTGGGATGTTCGGCCCAGCTTACAGCTCAAGGGCAACGAAAATAGCAGTAGTGGTTGATGGCGAAGGTTACTTTGAGATGGCGTGCCCTCACTTGGCTTCTGAGTCTGGTAGCAGAGGACGACAAAGCAGAGGAAGCGAAAGGGAAACGAGAATTGGTTCAGGGTATCAGAAGGTGCGGGCAAGGTTAAGGCGTGGAATGGTGGTGATTATCCCTGCAGGCCATCCAGTTGTGAACGTAGCTTCAAATAACCAGAATTTGCAAGTTGTTTGCTTCAATATCAATGCCCGCAACAATGAAATTGTCCCTCTTGCAG GGAGGAACAATGTAATGAGTCAACTGGAGAGGGAAGCAATGGAGTTGGGTTTTGGGATACCGGCAAGAGAAGTGGAGGAAATATTCAGGAGCCAACAGGAGGAGTTCTTCTTCCAGGGGCCTGGTGGTCGACAGCAACATCAGGAAGGTGGCCGAGCCGATGCATGA